The sequence GCGACACCATCGTCCTGGTACACGGCTGGCCGGACACCCATGAGTTGTGGCAACGCGTGGTGCCCTTCCTGGCGGAGCGTTTCCGGGTGATCAGCTACGACAGTCGCGGGGCAGGGGACAGCACCGTGCCCACCCGCGTGGCGGACTATCGACTGCCCGAGCTGGCGGGTGACCTGTTCGCGGTCATCGACGCGGTGAGCCCGGGTAAGCCGGTTCACGTCCTCGCCCACGACTGGGGGTCGGTGGAGGCGTGGGAAGCCGTCTGTGAGCAGGGGGCCGCCGAGCGGATCGCGTCCTTCACGTCGGTGTCCGGGCCCAACCTCGATCACCTGGGCAAGTGGATGCGCCGCCGGATATCGGACCGCAGCTTCGGTGGACCGCTCGCCCAGGCGGTGGCGTCGGCCTACACGGTTCTGTTCCAGATTCCCGGGCTGGCCACACTGCCGCTTCGGCTGTGGTTCTCGCGTCACTGGCCGGCATTCCTGAAATTCTTCGACGGACTCGACCCCGCGCTCGTGCAGCCCGGCCCGACGCTGGCGGACGACATGGTGAACGGTCTGAAGCTCTACCGGGCGAATATCAGGACGTGTCTCGGCAGGCCCCGCGACCGCTACACGGACGTGCCGGTTCAGCTTATTCTCAACGCCAGAGACAAGGCAGTGCGCCCGGTGGGCTACGAGGACACCGAGAAATGGGCGCCCGACCTGCGACGTCGTCACATCGACGCCGGACACTGGTCACCGATCTCGCACGCGGAGGACATTGCCCAGCTCACGGCGGAGTTCGTCCTCGATCTCGACGAGCGGGCGTTCCGCGATGTCGAGGAGCGCGGCGCCTGACGAATCTCAGGGCCGTTCGGCCTAGGTTTTCACCCCCGAACCATCCTGAAAATTCGCCTACGGGCCGCTCAGGGGTGTCATAGCCCTCTTGTGGCCGTGGCGTACCAGTATGATGGCCGAGGTAACTAGCGGCAAGATTCCCGACTCTCGTTCTCCGCAGGCCCGGACAGGGCGGCGGACGCGTGTGCCGGGTAGTGGACGGAGAAGGAGAGCTACCCACCCGTGGCTGCCCAGAAGTCAGACAAAAGCACCTCCAGCAAGGACTACGGCGCTTCTTCCATCACCGTCCTCGAAGGACTCGAAGCAGTTCGTAAGCGACCGGGTATGTACATCGGTTCCACCGGTGAACGCGGTCTGCACCACCTGATCTGGGAAGTCGTCGACAACTCGGTCGACGAGGCCATGGCCGGCTACGCCAGCAAGGTCGAGATCACCCTTCTCGAGGACGGCGGAGTCCAGGTCGTCGACGACGGTCGTGGCATTCCGGTCGGAATGCACGCGTCCGGAGTTCCCACCGTCGAGGTGGTCCTCACCCAGCTGCACGCCGGCGGAAAGTTCGACTCCGACTCGTACGCCGTCTCCGGTGGTCTGCACGGTGTCGGTATCTCCGTGGTGAACGCGCTGTCCACCACCCTCGAGGTCGACATCAAGCGCGACGGCTTCCGCTGGACCCAGACCTACACGGATTCCAAGCCCGGCGAGCTCGTCAAGGGCGACCCCACCAAGGAAACTGGAACGACCGTCCGGTTCTGGGCCGACTCGAACATCTTCGAGACCACCACCTACAGCTTCGAGACGGTCGCGCGGCGCCTTCAGGAAATGGCATTCCTGAACAAGGGCCTGACGATCACGCTCACCGACGAGCGCGTCAGCGACGCCGAGGTCACCGAGGAGGTCGTCAGCCAGGTCGCGGAAGCGCCGAAGACCGCGGAGGACGAGTCCGCCGAGGCGCAGTCCCCCGCCGTCCACAAGGTCAAGACCCGCATCTACCACTACCCGGGCGGTCTCGAAGACTACGTGCGGCACATCAACCGCACGAAGCAGCCGATCCACAACTCCGTCGTCGGGTTCACCGCCAAGGGCACCGGCCACGAGCTCGAGGTGGCAATGCAGTGGAACTCCGGTTACTCGGAGTCGGTGCACACGTTCGCCAACACGATCAACACCCACGAAGGCGGCACCCATGAGGAGGGTTTCCGGTCGGCGCTGACCGCAACGGTCAACAAGTACGCGCTCGACAAGAAGCTCCTCAAGGAGAAAGACCCCAAGCTGACCGGTGACGACATTCGTGAAGGTCTCGCGGCCATCATCTCGGTGAAGGTGTCCGAGCCGCAGTTCGAAGGACAGACCAAGACCAAGCTCGGCAACACCGAGGTCAGGTCCTTCGTGCAGAAGGCGTGTAACGAGCACCTGTCGCACTGGTTCGAGGCCAACCCCGCAGACGCGAAGACCATCGTCAACAAGGCGGTGTCCTCGGCGCAGGCGCGTGTGGCGGCACGTAAGGCGCGCGAGCTCGTGCGTCGCAAGAGCGCCACCGACCTCGGTGGTCTACCGGGCAAGCTCGCCGACTGCCGGTCCAACGACCCCAGCAAATCCGAGATCTACATCGTGGAGGGTGACTCCGCAGGCGGCTCGGCCAAGTCGGGGCGTGACTCGATGTACCAGGCGATCCTGCCGCTGCGCGGAAAGATCATCAACGTCGAGAAGGCGCGCATCGACCGTGTCCTGAAGAACACCGAAGTCCAGTCGATCATCACTGCGTTCGGCACCGGAATTCACGACGAGTTCGACATCGCCAAGCTCCGATACCACAAGATCGTGCTGATGGCCGACGCCGACGTCGACGGCCAGCACATCGCAACGCTGCTGCTCACGCTGCTGTTCCGCTTCATGCGCCCGCTCGTCGAGCACGGTCACGTCTACCTGGCACAGCCCCCGCTGTACAAGTTGAAGTGGCAGCGCAGCGACCCGGAGTTCGCGTACTCCGACCGCGAGCGGGACGTCCTGGTGAAGGCCGGTCTCGAGTCCGGCAAGAAGATCAACAAGGACGACGGCATCCAGCGGTACAAGGGTCTCGGCGAGATGAACGCCAAGGAACTGTGGGAGACCACCATGGATCCGACGGTGCGTGTGCTGCGTCTCGTCACCCTCGACGACGCCGCCGCCGCCGATGAACTGTTCAGCGTCCTCATGGGCGAGGACGTGGAGGCCCGGCGTAGCTTCATCACCCGTAACGCCAAGGACGTTCGCTTCCTCGACGTGTAGGTATCGGGCGCAGATCCACACCGAAGTCGTTGCAGCCACCGGCGGGCAGAGCCCCCGGTGGCTGCGCCGTATACGGGTGACCGATGCCTCGACTCCGCGACGATCTCGACTGCGCCGCGCGGTTCTGTGTAGCCTGGGCCGCTGATCAACCCGCAGAAACGGGAACGTACGAGATCAGTGGTGCGCATGTTACTCGAAAGTAAGAGTCGGTGAAGTTCTGTGGTAGAACGTTCCCCGTGGGGACGTGATGAACTCGTTACATTCGGAGATGGGTGCGCCGGGCAGCGCCGCACGGCGCGCAACTGATCGATCACTTCCCTCCGTCGTCACGTGTCGTCGCGGCCGACCGTCTGCTGCCGCGGGCGTGGTTTCGAACACCGACCCGCGATCGATGAATGGGTGGAAAGGAAGCGTGGGATGAGCGACGATTCGCCGCCCCGGGCAAAGTTCTGGGATATCGAGGGCTGGGGGCTGCGATGGAAGGTCACTGCAGTCCTCGCGGTCCCCGTCACGGTCGCCATGGTGCTCGGTGGGCTCCGAGTGCAGAGCGAACTGAGTAACGCCGTTCACTTCACCGAGGCCGCCGACCAGATCGTCGGCGTCCCCGGCATCGTGGCCCTCGAGGCAGCGATGGGCACCGTCGCCAGCGGTTATGCATCCGGCACGCTCACCAAGGAAGACCGGGAAACTACGGAGACACTGATGGCTGAGGTGTCCGAGCAGGCCCGCAACCCAGAACTTCAACCGACCGTTGCCTCGTCGATCCGCCAGACGGTGTCGGATGGGCGTGCACTTCTGAACCTGATGGACTCCCCAGGGGTCAGCGCTGACCTGATCGCGGAACGAAACCAAGTGTTCGCAAAGGATTTCATTGGTGTCGTGGATAACATCGTGCGGCCGATCGACGACAGCGAAGTGGTCGACAAGGGATACCTGCTGTCCAGCGCGTGGCAGGCGCAGCGCAGGTTGTTCGATCAGGCTATGGGTCTCATCGCGGTCAAGGACGCCTACGCGGGCCCGCAGGGCCGGGAGAAGGCGCGAAACGGCGACCTTCCCATGTCGTCCGTGGTCGCCGCGGCCGGTGCCGAATCCAGCCTTCTCGACGTTCTGAACAGGTACTACCCGAAGGACGATGCTCGGCTCACGACCCTGCGCGACAACATCGCCGCCCGCAACGCGCTCATCGATCAGGGTCTTGCCGATGCAGCGCGGGGCGGGGTCCTCCCCATCCTGCAGCTGCGTTCCTCGCTGATCGGCAGCCGTGACGTCTACCAGGAGCTGACGAGCGAGGCTGCGCAGGACATCGCCGCCACGGTGCAGACGCGGGCAGCAGAGACTCGGTCCGCCGCGCTGCGCGATACCGCCATCGTCCTCGGCACACTGCTCGCCGCTCTCGTCCTGGCACTCCTCGTGTCGCGGTCGCTGATCGGCCCGATTCGACGACTGCGGTATGGCGCCCTGAAGGCGGCCCGCCGCGACCTGCCGGAGGCGATCGAGCAGATCAGGTCCAGCGACGATCCGAGAGATCTGTCATTCGATCCGGTGGCCGTGCATTCGACGGAGGAGATCGGACAGCTCGCCCGCGCCGTCGACGACATCCACGGTCAGGCCCTCAAACTCGCCGGTGAGCAGGCGCAACTGCGCCTCCAGATCAACGACATGTTCGAAACCCTCGCCCGCCGGAGCAAGTCGCTGGTCGACCAGCAGCTCGGACTCATCGAAAACCTCGAGTTCGAGGAAAAGGACCCGAAGCGACTCGAGAGCCTCTTCCGGCTCGACCACCTGGCCGCGCGTATGCGCCGAAACGGTGAGAACCTCCTCATCCTGGCCGGTACCCGGGTGCGTCGTTCCCAGGCGGCGCCGATTGCTCTCGGCGACGTTCTGCGTGCCGCGATCTCCGAGGTGGAGGACTATCAGCGCGTCCAGATGGGAGCGACACCGGAAGGTGCCCTCAGCGGTGCCGTCGTCACCGACGTCGTCCACCTTCTCGCCGAACTCGTCGACAACTCGCTGCGGGCCTCACCACCCGACACGGTGGTCACGTTCAGCTTTGCCCGGGCGGTCGACGGCGGGGTGCTCCTCGAGATCGCCGACCGCGGCATCGGTATCCCGGCCGACGACATGCGGGACATCAACGAGCGGCTCGCATCCGGCGGCGAGGTCGGTCCGGAGACGGCACGCCACATGGGTCTGTTCGTGGTGAGCCGGCTCGCCAAGCGGCACGGTCTCACGGTGCGGCTGCGGTCCACTTTCGACACCGCACGCAACCCCGGCGTGACCGTGAGTATTCACATTCCCAACGCACTGATCGTGTCGCAAGCAGCTCGCCAGGACACCGGCTCGCAGCGCAAGATCAACCAGGCGCCCGTCCGAGCGGCCATCCCGGCGCCCGCGCCCCGGCGGGACGACGCGCAGCAGCCCTCTACCCGGGGCGGTCTGCCCACCCGCACGCCGCAGTCTCGGCCGGACCCGACACCCACCACCACCGCCGTACCCGCCGTCACCACGGCGTCGGGGACGAGCCTGCCTCGTCGTCAGCCCGGCGCGAGCGGTATCGCCGGCGACCCAGGTACGCCGGCCGCGGCACCGAACGGTCAGTCGCCGGACACCGTGAACGTCCGCGGAACCGGCGCCATGCCGAAACTGCCCGTGCGACGACCGCAGGCGGCTACCCCAACAACGCCGGCTGCCCCCGAAACGCCGGCTGCCGGACCTCGGTTGCCGCAGCTCCCGCGGCGCGAAGACCGGCCGGTGCCGGACCGCTCGGCGTCTACGCCGCCGCCCCCCGCATCCGCGGATCAGGCACCCGTGCGGCACCGCTACCGCACCGATCCGGCCAAGACGGCGTCGTTCTTCCAGTCTCGAATCGATCCGCCTCCGGCGGAGGCAGTGCAGCGGCCTGGCGGAGGTACTCCGATCTTCGCCGACATGGTGTCCGACTGGCTCACCGATCCGACGGGAGACGAAGGCGCCCCCGGTGTCTGGCAGTCCGCCGGTGACGCGGGCTGGTCCGCCGTCGAGCGTGTCACGTCGGCCCCCGTCGAGGTGGACCCCGAGATCGGCCTGCCGAAACGTCGGCCCGGCGAACGCCTGCTTCCCGGCACGGTCGAGGGCGCGCACAATACGGGGACGCTGCGACGCGTGCGCGATCCTGAGACAATTCGCGCCAATCTCAGCCGTCACCAACAGGGCATCCGAAACGGCAGGGCCACGAAGCTCGCGCAACGCAACAGCCTCGCGGAACGCAACATCATTGAAGGAGACCAATGAACACCGCTCATGGATCCGACGTCACGCGACCTCTCGACTGGTTGGTGTCCAACTTCGCCAGCGACGTACCCGGCGTCTCCCATGCCGTGCTCGTGTCGGCGGACGGCCTCCTCATGGCGGCCAGCGCCCACCTGCCGATCGACCGGGCCGAGCAGCTCGCCGCGGTGACCTCCGGGCTCGCCAGCCTGTCGGCGGGGGTGTCACGCCTCTTCGAAGGTGGTGGAGTGCTCCAGTCGGTGGTGGAGATGCAGCACGGTTACCTGCTGTTGATGAGCGTCGGTGACGGATCCCATCTCGCCACCCTCACGGACGCCGAATGCGACATCGGGCAGGTCGGGTACGAGATGGCCATCCTCGTCGATCGCGTCGGCGCGTCGGTCGAGGCGACGCCGCGCACTCCGCAGGGCCTCTGACTTCGAGATGGCCATGGACGACCAGCACTTCGAGCATCCGGGACCGAATATCGTTCGCCCGTACTCGCTGACGTCGGGGCGAACCCGGCCGGCGGTCGAGCTCGCTCTCGAAGCTTTGATCCAGGCGTTGCCGCAGTCGGTGGACCGGCAATGGGAACTCGACGATGTCAACGCGGCCATCGTCGCGTTGTGTCAGCAGTCGCCGTCGGTCGCCGAGATCGCCGCCCGGGTCGGGGTGCCCTTGGGGGTGGCCCGCGTCCTGGTGGCCGACCTCGTCGAGGCTGGTCATCTGCAGATCCTGGCAACCCTGAAGGAAGATTCGACCGACTCCGAACGTCGTGAACTCATCGAAAGGGTCCTCAGTGGACTTCGCGAAATCTGAACCCCGCAACCGGGTGACCTCGACCAAGATCGTGATCGCCGGTGGGTTCGGCGTCGGCAAGACCACGCTGGTCGGTGCTGTCTCCGAGATCGTCCCCCTGCGGACCGAGGCGCTCGTCACCAACGCGAGCGACGGCGTCGACAACCTGGCTGCCACCCCGCAGAAGGGCACGACCACGGTCGCGATGGACTTCGGTCGCATCAGCCTGGCCGACGACCTGGTCCTCTACCTGTTCGGAACGCCGGGGCAGCACCGGTTCTGGTTCATGTGGGACGACCTCATCCGCGGCGCGATCGGGGCGATCGTCCTGATCGACACCCGCCGACTGGACGAGAGCTTCGCGGCGGTCGATTTCTTCGAGGCCCGTCGCCTGCCGTTCCTGGTCGCGATCAATGAGTTCGACGACGCGCCGCGTTATCCGATCGAGGACATCCGCGCAGCGCTCGCGATATCGGAGGATGTGCCGATCATTCCCATCGATGCCCGCGATCGTGAGTCGGCGAAGCAGGCGCTCGTGGCGATCACCGAATATGCACTGACCAAGCTTCACACGGCCGTGTACTGAGGATTCGAACAATGTCGGACGAGTTACAGCAGTTCTCCATGGGCACGTGGGTGGTCGGTCTTGCCGTGGTCACCGCGTTCATCGGCCTCTTCGTCGGTATTGCCAGTGGCCGCAAGGCGATGACGGCGACGAGCCCGCGTCAGCGCTATCTCTGGCTGGCGTGGGGTGCGTTGTCGATCGGTGGCATCGGGGCGTGGCTGCCGCACTACATCGCAATGGTCGGGTTCGAGGTCGTGGGAAGCACCCTGCGTTACGACGCCCTGTGGATCGTGGGGTCGTTCGCGGTACCTGTGCTCGCAGCCGGCGTGGCGTTGCTGATCATCAGTCCGCCGCCGAGTAAGCATCGGCGGCCGACCACCTCGGTGGAGATCAGCCGGCTGGCCGCAGCTGCCGCGATCCTCGGTCTCGGTCTCGCCGGCATGCACCTGGCCATCGTCTCCTCGCTCGTGATCCAGGGATCCGTGAGTTTCGACCCGGTGCTGACGGGTGTGGCAGCGGTAATCGGCCTGGTCCTCGGTGCCGCGATCATGTGGTCGATCTCGATTCTCGATTCGCGGGCGCTGCGTCTGGTCGCGTCGCTGGTGGTGGCGGCCGCCCTGGTGGCCATGCACTACACGGGTGTGTTCGGGCTGAGCGTGACGGTCGATCCGGAGGCGCCGCGCCCCGACGGTCTCGAGGTGTTCTCCATCCTGTTCCCGGTCTTCGTGCTGGGCATGCTGGTAGTGACGATCCCGATCACGGCGCTGCTGATGGCGCCCGACCGGGTGGCCGCCGAACTCGAACTCGAGGCCGACATGCTGGCCGCCGAATCGCTCGCGGCCGAAAGCCGCGGTAGGGAACTGGAACTGCGGTAGCGGACACGCGGAACCCGCCCTGTTCAGGAGTGCATCCGAGTCCTTCACCGTTCCAGCTGACCTGCACCTATAGACTCGGGTGGTTGCGTGACGTCGTGCAGGACCACTCGTCCGCGAGGAGACGTCAAGCCGAGTAGAAGAAGGAGCTCATGACTGACACAACGTTGCCGCCGGAGGGACCGGGGCACGACCGCATCGAGCCCGTCGACATTCAGCAGGAGATGCAGAGCAGCTACATCGATTACGCCATGAGCGTGATCGTGGGCCGCGCGCTGCCCGACGTGCGGGACGGCCTCAAGCCGGTGCACCGGCGTGTCCTGTACGCAATGTACGACAACGGTTACCGGCCCGACCGCGGTTATGTGAAGTCTGCGCGACCGGTGGCCGAGACCATGGGTAACTACCACCCCCACGGTGACGCTTCCATCTACGACACTCTCGTGCGCATGGCGCAGCCGTGGTCGCTGCGCTACCCGCTCGTCGACGGTCAGGGCAACTTCGGTTCCCGCGGTAACGACGGCGCCGCAGCCATGCGGTACACGGAGTGCCGCCTGACTCCGCTGGCCATGGAAATGCTGCGCGAGATCGACCACGAGACTGTCGATTTTGCTCCGAACTACGACGGCCGGACGCAAGAGCCGACAGTTCTCCCCAGCCGTATCCCCAACCTGTTGATCAATGGTTCCGGTGGCATTGCCGTCGGTATGGCCACCAACATCCCGCCGCACAACCTGCGCGAGGTGGCCGAGGCGATCTACTGGGCTCTTGAGAACTGGGAAGCCGACGAGGAGTCCACCCTCACGGCCGTCATGGAACGGGTCAAGGGACCCGACTTCCCGACACACGGTCTGATCGTCGGTGGTCAGGGCATCCATGACGCGTACACCACGGGTCGCGGATCGGTCCGGATGCGCGGTGTGGTGGAGATCGAGGAAGACGCCAAGGGGCGCACCACGATCGTCATCACCGAACTGCCGTTCCAGGTCAACCCGGACAACCTGATCACGTCGATCGCCGAACAGGTCCGCGATGCCAAGATCGCCGGCATCTCCGACATTCACGACGAGTCCTCGGACCGCGCGGGTATGCGCATCGTCGTCACCGTCAAGCGTGACGCGGTCGCGAAGGTCGTCCTCAACAACCTGTACAAGCACACTCAGCTGCAGACCAGCTTCGGGTGCAACATGCTGTCCATCGTCGACGGTGTGCCCCGCACGCTGCGCCTGGACCAGATGATCCGGCACTACGTCGTCCACCAGGTCGAGGTCATCCGCCGTCGTACCGAGTACCTGCTCCGCAAGGCCGAAGAACGCGCGCACATCCTGCGTGGACTCGTCAAGGCGCTCGACGCCCTCGACGAGGTCATCGCCCTGATCCGCGCCTCGCAGACGGTCGACATCGCGCGCGCCGGCCTGATGGAACTCCTCGACGTCGACGAGATCCAGGCCGATGCGATCCTCGCCATGCAGCTGCGTCGTCTCGCGGCTCTCGAGCGTCAGAAGATCGTCGACGAACTCGCCGAGATCGAACGTGAGATCGCCGACCTGCAGGACATCCTCGCCAAGCCCGAACGCCAGCGTGCGATCGTGCGGGACGAGCTGAAGGAGATCGTCGACAAGCACGGTGACGATCGACGCACCCGCATCGTCGCGGCCGACGGTGACGTGGCCGACGAAGACCTCATCGCCCGCGAAGACGTCGTCGTCACCATCACCGAGACCGGCTACGCCAAGCGCACCAAGACCGACCTGTACCGCTCGCAGAAGCGTGGCGGCAAGGGTGTGCAGGGCGCCGGCCTCAAGCAGGACGACATCGTGTCGCACTTCTTCGTCAGCTCCACGCACGACTGGCTGCTGTTCTTCACGACGAAGGGCCGCGTGTACCGGGCCAAGGCCTACGAGCTTCCGGAAGCGAGCCGCACGGCGCGCGGCCAGCACGTGGCCAACCTGCTGGCCTTCCAGCCGGACGAGCGGATCCAGAGCGTCATCAAGATCAAGACCTACGAGGACGCGCCGTATCTCGTCCTCGCCACCCGCAACGGCCTGGTCAAGAAGTCGAAACTCACCGATTTCGACTCCAACCGGTCCGGCGGCATCGTCGCCGTCAACCTGCGCGGTGAGGACGAACTGGTGGGCGCCGTGCTGTGTTCCGCCAACGAAGACCTTCTGCTGGTGTCGGCGAAGGGGCAGTCGATCCGTTTCTCGGCCACCGACGAGGTGCTGCGCCCGATGGGCCGCGCCACGTCCGGTGTCCAGGGCATGCGGTTCAACGAGGACGACGAGCTGCTGTCGCTCAACGTCGTGCGCGAAGGCACCTATCTGCTGGTCGCGACGTCGGGCGGATACAGCAAGCGCACCCCGATCGAGGATTACGTGCCACAGGGACGGGGCGGAAAGGGCGTACTCACGATCCAGTACGACCCGAAACGTGGCACCCTGGTCGGAGCGCTCATCGTGAACGATGACGACGAGCTCTACGCGATCACCTCGGGCGGTGGCGTCATCCGCACCGCCGCCAAGCAAGTCCGCAGGGCCGGTCGGCAGACCAAGGGCGTTCGGTTGATGAACCTCGGGGAAGGCGACACCCTGCTCGCGATCGCGCGCAACGCCGACGAACCGGACGAGCCCGAAGACAACGCCGAGAGCAGCGGCAAAGGAGCTAAGGAGTCCTAGTGAGCACTCCCAACCAGCCAGGCGGTGACAAGCCGAGCGCGGGTTCTGCCGGGTCGGCGGCCTCCGAGCAGCACGCCACCCGCACGCCCGAGAACGGCTCTGCCCGGTCGAACCCCACCTCGGGTTCGACCCCAGGTCAGGCGCCTGCGGGTCGTGGGCCCGGCCCCGCGGCAGGTCCCGCTGCCCGGCCCGGCGCGGCGCCGCCGCAACATCAGGGGCCTCGTACCCAGGCTCCCCACACGCAGGCCCCCCAGAGTCGGCCCTTGCCGCCTCAGCAGGGACGGCCCGCTGCGGGTGCTCCCGGCCGTCAGGGACCGCCTCAACAGGGGCCTGCCGACCGTGCCGCCGGCAACCAGGCGCCCGCCCGCAGCCAACCGCCCGGCAACCCTGCTCCCGGTAATACGGCTCCGGCCGATCCGGCAGGCAACCGGGCACCTGCGTCCGGCGCTCCCGTCGACGGTGCACAGCCCGTTCGGGGAAGTCAGGCACCGCCGTGGCAGCGGGGTATGCAACGAGAGCCGCAGACCAACCTGAAGCGGCCGCTGCAGGGACAGCCGGGGCAGCCCGGTTCCCAGCAGCGCCCGCGTCCCGACTCCCCGTCGTCCGCTGCCCCTGCTACGGGTGCCGCTGCTGCCGCAGCAGGGGCGCCGGGTGCGCAGAAGCCGTCCACGGCGCCCACCACCACGCCGCCGGGGGCACCGACTCAGGCCGTTCCAGTACAGAAGGGACCCCCGGCCGCGCCGAAGGGGCAGCCCGCTCCCACCCAGGGGCGGCCGTCCAGCGCTGCTGCCGCTGCCGCCGGTGTCACCGGTACCGCTGCTGCGGCCGCGGTGTCGCAGCGGGAATCGGCCAAGGCCAAGGCGTCCGCGATCGACGGGCCGACCCGGCACATCAATCGTGACGTGCTCCCCAAGGACATGCCCGACCTCTCCGAGGCGAAGCACCCGCTGCCTGCGGCAGCGGCCACCGGGCAGCAGCCGAAGGTGGCCGCCGCCCCCCAGCGCGTCGAAGAGGGCGAGGCTCTGCGGGCGACGGTGCAGATTCGCAAGGTCGACCCGTGGTCCACGCTGAAGATCTCCTCGGTCATCTCGGTGTCGCTGTTCTTCGTGTGGATGGTCGCGGTCGGTCTGCTGTACGTCGTGCTGGACGGTATGGGCGTCTGGGACCGGCTGAACAACGCGTTCACCGACATCGTGGCGGAGTCGAGCTCGGAGGGGCTCGTGACGGCCGGCCAGGTCTTCGGTTACGCCGCCGTCATCGGACTCGCGAACATGGTGTTGTTCACGGCGCTCGCCACCATCGGGGCGTTCATCTACAACCTCTGTTCCGACCTCGTCGGCGGTGTCGAAGTGACCCTCGCCGATCGAGACTGAACTGGGAAAAGGCCGTCTCACCGGACCGGTTTTGGTATCTGCCGGTCCGGTGGGGTAATCTTCCGACTCGGTTCAGGGAACTGCGCAAGACTGGTTTCCAGACTTCAGGGGCCTATAGCTCAGGCGGTTAGAGCGCTTCGCTGATAACGAAGAGGTCGGAGGTTCAAGTCCTCCTAGGCCCACTCCTGGTGCCGGTGAAAGGTCATTCGCATGAAGGTCCTCCTGATCGTGGGAGCCGGAGTGCTGGTGACGATAGGACTCACCAAGTTGCTGCGCAGCAACGAGGTGTGGCACGAGGTAACGGGGCCTTAGCTCAGTTGGTAGAGCGCTGCCTTTGCAAGGCAGATGTCAGGAGTTCGAATCTCCTAGGCTCCACAGAAAGAATGCACGTAAAGCCACCTCCCGAATCCGGGTAGGTGGCTTTCGTGCATCACGGCCTGCACCGGGTCCCGCCTGCTGCGTACCTCTTCACGGGTGAGGCAGGGCAGCGCTTCTACACTGGGTCGGTGCCGAGTCCGTTCGACCGTATGGAACGTCCCGGCGTGCTCTTCGCACGTCGCCTGGACGAGTATGGCGACGCCCCGGCACTCATCACGCCGGACGGCACGGTCACGTACGGCGAGCTCGCCGCGCGGGTCGAAGCTCGGGCTCGTCAGCTGGGCGGTATCCGGCGCCTGGTGTTGATCTGCGGTGCCAACGACGTCGAGACGATTGCCACATACCTCGCGGCCTTGGCAGCCGGCCATCCCGTCCTGCTCGCGCCGGGCGACAAAGCGGCCGGCGTCGACGCGTTGATCGCCGCCTACCGACCCGACGTCGTCGTACGCAGGGACTGCAGCGGTCGGATGGCTGTCGAGGAAGTCCATGCTGGGTCCGCGCACGTGCTGCACCCCGACCTCGCGTTGTTGCTGAGCACCTCCGGTTCGACCGGGTCGCCGAAACTCGTCCGCCTTTCCCACAGCAATGTGCAGAGCAATGCGGAGTCGATCGCCGAGTATCTCGACATCAGGTCGGGCGATCGTGCGGTGACAACCCTTCCCATGCACTATTGCTATGGCCTGTCGGTCATTCACAGTCATCTGCTGCGCGGTGCCGCCCTGGTATTGACGTCGCTGTCGGT comes from Rhodococcus oxybenzonivorans and encodes:
- the gyrB gene encoding DNA topoisomerase (ATP-hydrolyzing) subunit B, with the translated sequence MAAQKSDKSTSSKDYGASSITVLEGLEAVRKRPGMYIGSTGERGLHHLIWEVVDNSVDEAMAGYASKVEITLLEDGGVQVVDDGRGIPVGMHASGVPTVEVVLTQLHAGGKFDSDSYAVSGGLHGVGISVVNALSTTLEVDIKRDGFRWTQTYTDSKPGELVKGDPTKETGTTVRFWADSNIFETTTYSFETVARRLQEMAFLNKGLTITLTDERVSDAEVTEEVVSQVAEAPKTAEDESAEAQSPAVHKVKTRIYHYPGGLEDYVRHINRTKQPIHNSVVGFTAKGTGHELEVAMQWNSGYSESVHTFANTINTHEGGTHEEGFRSALTATVNKYALDKKLLKEKDPKLTGDDIREGLAAIISVKVSEPQFEGQTKTKLGNTEVRSFVQKACNEHLSHWFEANPADAKTIVNKAVSSAQARVAARKARELVRRKSATDLGGLPGKLADCRSNDPSKSEIYIVEGDSAGGSAKSGRDSMYQAILPLRGKIINVEKARIDRVLKNTEVQSIITAFGTGIHDEFDIAKLRYHKIVLMADADVDGQHIATLLLTLLFRFMRPLVEHGHVYLAQPPLYKLKWQRSDPEFAYSDRERDVLVKAGLESGKKINKDDGIQRYKGLGEMNAKELWETTMDPTVRVLRLVTLDDAAAADELFSVLMGEDVEARRSFITRNAKDVRFLDV
- a CDS encoding roadblock/LC7 domain-containing protein yields the protein MNTAHGSDVTRPLDWLVSNFASDVPGVSHAVLVSADGLLMAASAHLPIDRAEQLAAVTSGLASLSAGVSRLFEGGGVLQSVVEMQHGYLLLMSVGDGSHLATLTDAECDIGQVGYEMAILVDRVGASVEATPRTPQGL
- a CDS encoding sensor histidine kinase; translated protein: MSDDSPPRAKFWDIEGWGLRWKVTAVLAVPVTVAMVLGGLRVQSELSNAVHFTEAADQIVGVPGIVALEAAMGTVASGYASGTLTKEDRETTETLMAEVSEQARNPELQPTVASSIRQTVSDGRALLNLMDSPGVSADLIAERNQVFAKDFIGVVDNIVRPIDDSEVVDKGYLLSSAWQAQRRLFDQAMGLIAVKDAYAGPQGREKARNGDLPMSSVVAAAGAESSLLDVLNRYYPKDDARLTTLRDNIAARNALIDQGLADAARGGVLPILQLRSSLIGSRDVYQELTSEAAQDIAATVQTRAAETRSAALRDTAIVLGTLLAALVLALLVSRSLIGPIRRLRYGALKAARRDLPEAIEQIRSSDDPRDLSFDPVAVHSTEEIGQLARAVDDIHGQALKLAGEQAQLRLQINDMFETLARRSKSLVDQQLGLIENLEFEEKDPKRLESLFRLDHLAARMRRNGENLLILAGTRVRRSQAAPIALGDVLRAAISEVEDYQRVQMGATPEGALSGAVVTDVVHLLAELVDNSLRASPPDTVVTFSFARAVDGGVLLEIADRGIGIPADDMRDINERLASGGEVGPETARHMGLFVVSRLAKRHGLTVRLRSTFDTARNPGVTVSIHIPNALIVSQAARQDTGSQRKINQAPVRAAIPAPAPRRDDAQQPSTRGGLPTRTPQSRPDPTPTTTAVPAVTTASGTSLPRRQPGASGIAGDPGTPAAAPNGQSPDTVNVRGTGAMPKLPVRRPQAATPTTPAAPETPAAGPRLPQLPRREDRPVPDRSASTPPPPASADQAPVRHRYRTDPAKTASFFQSRIDPPPAEAVQRPGGGTPIFADMVSDWLTDPTGDEGAPGVWQSAGDAGWSAVERVTSAPVEVDPEIGLPKRRPGERLLPGTVEGAHNTGTLRRVRDPETIRANLSRHQQGIRNGRATKLAQRNSLAERNIIEGDQ
- a CDS encoding alpha/beta fold hydrolase, with protein sequence MSAHIPGTAVRISNGPVELAVFEQGNPAGDTIVLVHGWPDTHELWQRVVPFLAERFRVISYDSRGAGDSTVPTRVADYRLPELAGDLFAVIDAVSPGKPVHVLAHDWGSVEAWEAVCEQGAAERIASFTSVSGPNLDHLGKWMRRRISDRSFGGPLAQAVASAYTVLFQIPGLATLPLRLWFSRHWPAFLKFFDGLDPALVQPGPTLADDMVNGLKLYRANIRTCLGRPRDRYTDVPVQLILNARDKAVRPVGYEDTEKWAPDLRRRHIDAGHWSPISHAEDIAQLTAEFVLDLDERAFRDVEERGA